GGTGTGTACCAGCGGCGGCACCGACGTGGTCACCGCGTTCATCGGTGCCACCCCCACCACTCCGGTCTGGGCCGGGGAGCTGTCCGCCCCCTGCCTGGGCGTGTCCGTGGAAGCCTTCGGCCCGGACGGGAAGCCGGTGCGGGGCGAGGTGGGGGAACTGGTAGTACTCCGGCCAATGCCGTCGATGCCGCTCTTCTTCTGGGACGATCCGGACGGCTCCCGCTACCGCAACGCCTACTTCGACGTATACCCGGGAGTGTGGCGGCACGGCGACTGGATCACCATCACCGATCAGGGCTCGGTGATCATGCATGGCCGGTCCGACGCGACCCTGAACCGCCACGGCATACGCATGGGCAGCAGCGACATATACGGCCCGGTGGAGGAGCTCAAGGAGATCGCAGAAGCTCTCGTCGTCGGGATCGAGCAGGACGGCGGCGACTACTGGATGCCGTTGTTCGTCACCACCACCGACGGCACCGACGTCGACGACGTGCTGCGCGAGAAGATTCGCAACGCCATACGCCACGGAGCCTCCCCCCGCCACGTACCCGACGAGATCATCCAAGCCCCCGGTATCCCGCACACCCGCACCGGCAAGAAACTCGAAGTCCCCGTGAAACGTCTGCTGCGCGGAGACGCTCAGGACACCGTGGTCGACCCCGGCAGCGTCGACAGACCAGAACTCATCGACTGGTACGCACGGATCGGCGCCGCTCACCGTACGCGACGTGGCACCGCTCTCGGTTCCGCTCCGTCCTGATCGGCGAACGGCAGACCGTAGAGCATGGAACGCTGCCCCGGGCTGCCCGACGCCGAGGCCAGCAGCATCGTTCCTGACAGCGGGGCCAGTCTGGCCGAGACCTGCCTACCGCCTCCGATCACCGCCATACCACCACAAGGCACGACGAAGGACCCCTGCCATGACCTACATCGCGTTGGAAGAAGCTTTCATCATCCCGGAGTTGTTCTCGCGCCAACCCTCGTCGCCCCAGAAGATCCAGGTCAGCGACCAGTACGTCAAGGACTGGGGACGACGCCTGGGTGACTTTGAGGAGTACCGTCTTCCCGACATGGACGCACACGGCATCGACATTCAGGTCCTGTCGCTGAGCGTCCCCGGCATCCAAGCCGACACCGACGCCGGCGCCGCCGTCGACAACGCCCGGTTTGCCAACGACTTCCTCGCCCAGACCATCGCCCGCCACCCCACCCGCTTCAGGGGGTTCGCCGCCCTGCCCCTGCAGGACCCTGCCGCCGCCGTGACCGAACTCCAACGCTGCGTCGAGCAGCTCGGATTCAAAGGTGCCTTGGTCAACGACCACACGCAGGGCCGATACCTGGACGACCCCGCATATGAGGAACTGTGGAGCGCGTTGGAAGAGCTCCGTGTGCCGTTGTATCTGCACCCCGGCTCGCTGCCCTGCGACGACTGGCACGTGATGCGCGGACGGCCCGAGATGTACGGGGCCAGCTGGAGCTGGCAGGCCGAAACCGGCGGCCACGCCATGCGGCTGATCTATGCCGGAGTGTTCGACCGGCACCCCGCCGCAACCCTGATCCTCGGGCACCTCGGCGAGTTCCTGCCGTTCCAACGCTCCCGCATGGACTCGCGCTACCGCTCGCTCCGGGTCGACGAACCGCTCCAGCGGATGCCGTCGCAGTACTTCGGGAGCAACATCCTGATCACCACGAGCGGGGTACTGGCCCCGGAGGCCGTACAAGCCGCCGTGCTGACCATCGGGGCCGACGCGGTCATGTTCGCGGTCGACTACCCGTACGAGGTTACGGCCGACGCGGTGGCCTCGATCGAGAAGGCTGACCTTCCATCCCAGGTGAAGGAGAAGGTTGCCCATCTGAACGCCAGACGTGTGCTGCGCATCTGACCGCAGCGCCTCGTCGGCAAGGTCGCCCAGCTCGGGCAGGGGGTCTGGTCCGGAGAAGACGGCGTGGCGGGCGAGCCGCTCGGCAGCCGTGGGATGC
This genomic interval from Streptomyces asiaticus contains the following:
- a CDS encoding amidohydrolase family protein, translating into MTYIALEEAFIIPELFSRQPSSPQKIQVSDQYVKDWGRRLGDFEEYRLPDMDAHGIDIQVLSLSVPGIQADTDAGAAVDNARFANDFLAQTIARHPTRFRGFAALPLQDPAAAVTELQRCVEQLGFKGALVNDHTQGRYLDDPAYEELWSALEELRVPLYLHPGSLPCDDWHVMRGRPEMYGASWSWQAETGGHAMRLIYAGVFDRHPAATLILGHLGEFLPFQRSRMDSRYRSLRVDEPLQRMPSQYFGSNILITTSGVLAPEAVQAAVLTIGADAVMFAVDYPYEVTADAVASIEKADLPSQVKEKVAHLNARRVLRI